Below is a window of Dehalococcoidia bacterium DNA.
GCAGCAGGGCTGCCTGTGTGGAATTCGGGCGGGGTCTTTGCGGTCAGGAGGAGGACTTGCGGCTCTTGCGGCGCTTGGCAGCGGCCTTCTTCTTCCTCTTTACGCTGGGCTTCTCGTAGTGTTCGCGGCGCCGCGCTTCAGCGAGTATCCCGTCTTGCTGGACCTTCTTGGTGAACCGCTTGAGCGCGGACTCGAAGGACTCATGTTCTCCAACGATTACTTCAGCCAATAACGCTTCCTCCTTCGCCCCGTGGGATCGGACTGAACCAGAAAAAGTGTAGGGTCAGCGCGCGAGAGGCGTCAAACGAAGACTGTGCGGGCATCGTGGGCCTGTCCCGCTGAAGTGGCCGGTGAATCTGTGCGGGCGGACCGCTCGGGTGATCCTGTCACAGAAGGCTTAACAGGCGCCGAGAACGACCAGGGCGCGCTCTCAAGGTGTCCGGACGGAAAACACTACTTCCGACTTCAACCCCTCATGCTCGAGGCGGGTTTCGTACGCCCTGGGCGCCTGGTCGATCGAGAACGTGTGCGACACGATCTGGCGAAGGTCAGGGAGCGAGGGCAGTAGCTCCAGCGTCCTCCGGTACTGGTCGATGGTGGCGTTCTGGGAGCCGGTCAGGACCAGCTCGTTGTAGTGGATGACGTTGGGGTCAAGGTTGACGATGGTCTGGGGCGGGAACCCGGCGAAGAGGCCGATGTAGCCCTGACGGCGTACGGCCCCGAGAGTGGAAGCGACCGCCGGCCCCACGCCAGCGGTCACGACCGCCACGTCGGCGCCCTTGCCGTCAGTCAGCTCCTTGACCCGCGCCCCGAGGTCCTGGGAGGCCGGGTCAATCGTGTCGACAGCGCCGAGCTTGCGAGCCCAGGCCCGGCGCCCTTCCTCCGGCTCGCTGGCGATGACCACGGCGCCGAGCCGGCGTGCCAGCACCAGGTGGAGCAGGCCCATGGGGCCGGCGCCGATGAGGAGCAGCGTGGTGCCTCCGCCCACGCCGAGCAGCTCGAGCGAGTTGAGGACGCAGGCCGCCGGCTCCAGCAAGGAGGCCTGCTCCAGGGGAAGGCCCGCGGGCAAGGGAAAGACGTGCCCCAGGCGCACGATCGGCGCCGGTACGAGGACGTACTCGGCGAGCCCGCCGTTTTCGTCATAGCCCAGGGTGACCCGCTGCGGACAGCGGTTTCTCTTGCCCACGCGACAGAACTCGCACACCCCGCAGGCGATGATGGGACAGAGCGCTACCGCCTGCCCGGCCTGGAGCCCCGTCACGCCCTGACCAATGGCAGCAATCGTGCCGGAGATCTCGTGCCCGGGAATGACGCCGGGACGGGCGTACTTTTCGCCCTTGAAGACACGGACGTCCGAGTGACAGAGGCCGGTAGCGCCGGTGCGCAGGAGGACCTCACCCGCTCCGGGCTCGGGGTCGGGGACATCGAGGACGGCTAGCTCACCCGGTCCCTTGAAGACGCAGGCCTTCATGCGCCGCCTAGCTGGTCTTCTTCGCCCGCGGAGTCCTGGTCTTGGTCTCGGCCTTAGGCTCGGCCTTGGGCCGTCGCGGCGGCGCCTTCTTCGCCGGGCTCTCCTCCGCCTTGGGAGCGGACGCGGTAGCGCCACGGCGCGGCGCCGGCTGCTCAGAGGCGGCGGCAGGCGATGTAGCCGCGGCGGCGACCGCGTTGGCTGTCGCGAGGTTGAAGCGCTTCAGCAGGCGCGACTTGCTGCGCGCGGCGGCGTTCGGGTGGAGCACGCCCTTTTGCGCTGCACGGTCAAGCCCGCTGATCGCCTGCCGGACGTAGCTTTCGGCGTTGGCGACATCGGCGGCAATGTACGCGATCGCCTTCCCTACGAGGGTCCTGGTCTTGCTCTTGATCGAGCGGTTTCTCTGTCGGCGCTTGAGCGACTGGCGCAGGCGCTTTCGGGCGGATATGCCTTTCCGGCTCGGCTTCGGCAAGGGGGTCTCCTTAAGGGGATGCCCGCTCGGGCGGACAGGGTATCTGGATCGTAACTGACCGGCCTCCGTCTGTCCACCGGATGACAGGCCGTCGCGGCGATTGTCCATGTGATTTTGCTCGAACGCCTATGCGGATGTCCTTAACCGCGACAAGCCGTATCATGCCGGTAGTGGAGATCACATGGCTTGGACAGAACTGTTTCCGCCTGCGTGGGCGGGAGGCGGTCGCGCTGACGGACCCGTGCCCGCCGTCGACCGGTTTCAAGATCGGCAAGGTCGGCGCCGATGTCGTGACCATTAGTCACGACGGCGCCGAGTCCAACTACAGACAAGCAGTCCAGGGCGAGGCCAAGTTCGTCTCAGCCCCCGGCGAATACGAGATCGCCAGCATCCTGATTACAGGCGTACGCACCCGCCGAGATAAGAAGGACGGCCAGGTACGGAACGTCGCCTTCGTCCTCGATATCGATGACATCCGCGTCTGTCACCTCGGGCTGGTCAGCCAGGTCCCACACGCCGACGATGTCGAACAGTTGGTCGGCTGCGATGTCCTCCTTGTTCCGGTGGGCGGCGGCGGCGCCCTCAACGCCCGCGCCGCCGCCGAAGCCGTAAGCCTGCTGGAGCCAAAGATCGTCATCCCCATGCGCTTCAAGACGGCGGGCGCCACCGGTGACCTGGAAGGAGTCGACCGTTTCCTGAAGGAGATCGGCGCCGAATCCAGGGCGCCGGAAGCGCGCCTCAACGTCACAAAGAGCAGCCTCCCTGCAGACACCACTGTCGTGGTCCTGGAGCCTCGCGGCTAAGTACCACGTCATCGCCGCGCCGAGGATCCTCCCTGGAGTTGCGCCTGCGACCACCCATGCCGGGCATGACACTGGCTGCCCCTAAGGCAGCCTTCCTCCACGCCTCCGGCACCGGACTCCCGACGCCGGACATGTGGAACCGGGTAACTAGTTATTGACAACGCATTACGGTCGCCCTAGGCTTGATACCTGAACTCAATAGCGCACGGCGTCGAAGGGTAGTAGTAGGGGATCGCCTCGGGCGATCAGCGAGCCGGGACGGTGGAAGCCGGCAGCCTTAGCGCCCCGAACTCGACCCGGAGCCCACCGGCTGAATCCGAGTAGGCCAGTGCGGGTAAGCCCGATACAGCGAACGAGGTGCCCTTTCGACAATCACGAAGGGGAACCAGGGTGGTACCGTCCCGTCTCCCCGGGGTCCCTGGAGAGGCGGTTTTCTTTTGATGCGGCCCGTTGGGCAAACTTAACGAGAGGCAACGTCAGGCAAGTGACGACGATGAGCCGAAACGCAGCGCTGGAGGCCGATAAGGTCTCGGTCGATGCTATGCAGCTTCGCCGAGACCGGGCGGTAATCGCTCGCGTGGTCGGCTCGGGCGCGGCCGGACCCAGGTCGCGGCTACTGAGCCTCCTCCTTACTTAGCCCCGTCCCCCGAAGCCCATCGGGGACCGCAACGGGGCGCACCTCAGAATCTCAGTCAGTCGAAATCGGCTGTCCGTCCTAAGGAGGACGTATGAAGCTCACTGGCGCGCAAATAGTCATGGAATGCCTCCAGCGCGAGGGCGTGGAGGTCGTCTTCGGCTATCCGGGCGGGGCCAACCTGCCCATGTACGACACCCTCAAGGACTATCCCAACATCCGCCACGTCCTCGTCCGGCACGAGCAGGCAGCGGCCCACGCCGCTGACGCTTACGCTCGCGTCACGGGCAAGGCCGGAGTCGCCTGGGCGACCTCAGGCCCCGGCGCCACGAACCTGGTGACCGGGATCGCTAACGCCTGGATGGACTCGGTGCCCCTGGTCTGCATTACCGGCTCCGTCGTCACCTGGCTCATCGGCCGGGACGGCTTCCAGGAGGCCGACATCACAGGGATCACCATCCCCATCACCAAGCACAACACTCTCGTCCTCAATGTGGAGGACATCGCCCCGGCGATCCGTGAGGCCTTCTATATCGCCACGACAGGCCGCCCCGGTCCGGTGCTCGTCGACATCCCGCGCGACATCCAGCAACAGGTGTGCGAGTTCATCTACCCGGAGACGGTGGAATTGCGCGGCTACCAGCCCGTGACGAAGGGTAACGCCCGCCAGGTGAAGCGCGCTGCCCAGCTCATCGCGGAGGCGCAGCGGCCGCTGATCCTGGCCGGCCACGGCGTCAACATCGCCCGCGCCCACGAAGAGCTGCGCGAGTTCGCCGAAAAGACGCAGATACCGGTGATCACCACTCTTCTCGGGCTCGGCGGCTTCCCCGGGACGCACGAGCTCTTCATGGGCATGCCGGGCATGCACGGCATGTACTGGAACAACATCGCCATCGGCGAAGCAGACCTCATTATCGGCATCGGCATGCGCTTCGACGACCGGGTCACGGGCAAGCTCACCGAGTTCGCACCGAACGCGAAGATCATCCACGTGGACATCGACCCGGCCGAGATCGGCAAGAACGTCCCCACCGCCGTGCCCATCGTCGGCGACGTAAAGGAGGTGCTGGGCCAGCTCAACCGTGAGGTCTCCCCCGCCCGCCACGACGAGTGGATCGGTTGGTTCCGCCGCATGCAGAAGGAGCACCCTTCGATCCTGATCCCGGAGGTCGACAAGCTCCTCCCCCAGTACGTGATCAAGTCCATCTACGACGCATCCGGGGCCGACGCCTACTACGTCACCGGCGTGGGACAACACCAGATGTGGGCGGCGCAGTACTTCTGGGTGGACAAGCCCAACGGCTTCATCACCTCCGGCGGGCTCGGGACCATGGGCTTCGAGGTGCCCGCGGCCATGGGCGTTCAGTTCGCCGCGCCGAAGGAGACTGTGTGGTCGATCTGCGGCGATGGCGGGTTCCAGATGACCTCTCAGGAGCTCGCGACAATCGTCGAGTACGAACTGCCGGTGAAGTTCGCGATCATCAACAACGGCTACCTGGGAATGGTGCGTCAGTGGCAGGAGATGTTCTACAAGAACAACCTCTCCGCGGTGCGCATGTACCAGCCGGACTTCGTCAAGCTGGCGGAGGCTTACGGCATGACGGCACTGCGAGTGACTGACAAAGCGCAGGTCCGGGGCGCCATCGACGCGGCGCTCAACCACCCCGGCCCGGTGCTGATCGACTTCCAGGTCGAAGAGTACGAAAACACCTACCCGATGGTGCCGCCGGCGACCGCGCTCAAGGACACGGTGGATTCACCCTACACCTACGAGGACATCCGGCCGCGAGAGCGCGAGCGGGCGGGCTCGCGATAGGCCTCGAGGGCAAGGAGAGAGCACATGCCGAAGTCTGAACACCACACAATCGTCGCCCTCGTCGAGGACAAGCCGGGCGTCCTGAACCGCATCGCCTCCAAGTGGCGGCAGCGCGGCTTCAACATCGAGTCCCTGGCCGTGGGCCATTCCGAGACCCCGGGGCTGTCGCGCATGACCTTCACCGTCGACGGCGCCCGCCACGACATCGAGCAGGTCACGAAGCAGCTCTACAAGGTGATCGAGGTCGTGAAAATCGCCGACATCACCTCAGAGGACATCGTCGCCCGTGAGTTGGCGCTGATCAAGGTCGCCGCCGGCCCGCAAAACCGCGGCGAGATTATCGAGATCGCCACCCTGTTCCGGGCCAACATCGTCGATGTGTCGGCCGACTCGTTGATCGTCGAGGTGACCGGCACCGAGGACAAGATCGAGAAGATCTGCGAGCTGCTGCAGCCGTACGGCATCAGAGAGCTCGTGCGCACGGGCCGGGTGGCCATGGGCCGCGGCGGCGGCTCCAGCGTCAGCGTCAACGGTTCCGGCCGCCTCTCCGCCGGCACGCACGGCCGCTATCGCAGCGCCGGCGAGGGCAAACCTCAGGTAGGGAGCCTGCTCTAGCCGTGAGCGGTCAGGCGAACGTCGAGCCGAGGGTATACCGGGCAGGCCTGGCCCTCCGTGAGGGAAGCGTCGAGGCCGTTGTGTTCGACCTGCCGGGGTGTCAATGCGTGGCTTCGGACCGGGAGGAAGCGCTCAACTTGCTGCCCGTGGTCATTGCCGAGCACCTGGCCTGGCTAGACCAGCACGGTGACGTCACGCGCGACGCCTTCCCCTTTCAGCTCGACGTGGTGGAGGAGGTCGAAGTCGACGCGCTCACCGACATCGCCGACGGCGAGTTCTGCTTCGACGATGACAGGCGACCCACCACGCGCGAGGAGGTCGAGACGGCCCTGCGGCACATGTCCTACGCCCGCGCTGACCTCCTGGCCGCGGTACGCCACCTGCCCGATCTGGTGCTGGACTGGGTACCACCGACCGGCGCGGTCGAGGTGGACAGGTGGGCGCCGGCTGTGCGGAGCGTGCGCGGTATCCTCGACCACATCGCCGGCGCGGACGGGTACTACGTCCGGAACGTTGGCTCCGCGCCCTGGGCCGGGCCTGCAGGCCCGCAGCCCGGCGGCCTCTTCGAGATGAGAGAGCGCGTCGTCCAGCGGTTGCGCACGCTGAGCGAAGCAGACCTTGCTGCCGAGTACAGGAAGCGGCAGCCGTGGCAGGCTGCGGGCTTCGAGCACTGGACAGCGCGAAAGGCGCTGCGCCGGATCATCTCGCACGAGCGCTTCCACACCAGGGAGATCGAACAGCGACTGGCCTGGTTGCTGATCGGTGCGCCGAAGCTTGCCCGGGTCGCCACCGGGAGCAGGGCATGAGGCAGCGAGAGTTCCATACCCTCAGACTCCGACGGCCCTCGCCCCGAAGAGGGCGGAGGGCCTCCAGACGTGACTTCCACGCTATTGCCCGATTACGGGTGCCAGGAGGTGAGGGATGGACAAGGTATTGATTTTCGACACATCGCTGCGCGACGGCGAGCAGTCGCCGGGCGTGGCGTTCAACGTGCGCGACAAGCTCGAGATCGCGCAGCAGCTCGAGCGCCTGGGGGTGGACATCATTGAGGCCGGCTTCCCCGCCAGTTCGCCCGGCGATATGGAAGCCGTGAAGGAAGTCGCGAAGGTCATCAAGACCTCGCGGCTGGCGGGGTTGGCCCGCGCGGTCAAGAACGACGTAGACGCCTGCTGGGAAGCCATCAAGGACGCGAAGTACCCGCGTATCCACGTCTTCCTCTCGTCGTCGGACATCCACTTGATGCACCAGCTCGTGAAGGACCGCGAGACCGTGCTCGAGATGGCCCGCACGATGGTGGCCAGGGCGAAAGGCTACACCGAGGACGTGGAGTTTAGCCCCATGGACTCGACGCGCTCGGAGCGAGAGTACGTCTACCGGATGCTGGAGCAGTGCATCGATGCCGGCGCGACGACCGTGAACATACCCGATACTGTCGGCTACACGACGCCGGAGGAGTTCAAGGAGTTCATCGAGGGCATCCTGGCCAACGTGAAGAACATCCACCGGGCGACGATTTCGGTGCACTGCCACAACGACCTTGGCCTCGCGGTCGCGAACAGCCTCGCGGCGGTAAAAGCCGGCGCCCGCCAGGTCGAGACCTGCATGAACGGCATCGGCGAGCGCGCGGGAAACGCCGCCCTCGAGGAAGTCGTGATGGCTATCAAGACGCGCGCCGACTTCTTCAACGTCGAAACCAACGTCAATACACGCGAGCTGTACCGGACTTCGCGCCTGGTGTCAGACCTGACAGGGATGGTGGTGCAGCCAAACAAGGCCATCGTGGGCGCGAATGCTTTCCGGCACCAGTCCGGTATCCATCAGGACGGAATCCTGAAGATGCGCGAGACTTACGAGATCATGGATGCGCGGGAGATCGGCTGGCCGACCGGCGGCGGCGAGATCGTTCTGGGGAAGCTATCGGGCCGCCACGGCTTCAAGGCCCGCCTGGACGAGCTCGGCTATGAGCTGACGTCGGACGAGTTCGAGCGCGCCTTCGCCGCTTTCAAGGAGCTAGCCGACAAGAAGGCCGAGATCGATGACCGCGACATCGAAGCCATCGTAGGCGAGGAGCGGCGCGAAGAGGACAACGTCTTCAGGCTCGACCTGCTGCAGGTGAGCTGCGGAACCCAATTGGTTCCCACCGCCACCGTACGCCTGGCGACGCCTGACGGCAGGACGCTGGTCCAGACCGCAACCGGCACCGGGCCTGTAGACGCTACCTATCGGGCGATTAACGCGCTCGCCGGGGTAGAGAACGAGCTCACGGAGTTCTCCGTCAAGAGCGTCACCGAAGGCATCGATGCTAACGGCGAGGTCTTCGTGCGCATCGAACGAGACGGCCGCTCGTACACG
It encodes the following:
- the rpsU gene encoding 30S ribosomal protein S21, giving the protein MAEVIVGEHESFESALKRFTKKVQQDGILAEARRREHYEKPSVKRKKKAAAKRRKSRKSSS
- a CDS encoding alcohol dehydrogenase catalytic domain-containing protein — encoded protein: MKACVFKGPGELAVLDVPDPEPGAGEVLLRTGATGLCHSDVRVFKGEKYARPGVIPGHEISGTIAAIGQGVTGLQAGQAVALCPIIACGVCEFCRVGKRNRCPQRVTLGYDENGGLAEYVLVPAPIVRLGHVFPLPAGLPLEQASLLEPAACVLNSLELLGVGGGTTLLLIGAGPMGLLHLVLARRLGAVVIASEPEEGRRAWARKLGAVDTIDPASQDLGARVKELTDGKGADVAVVTAGVGPAVASTLGAVRRQGYIGLFAGFPPQTIVNLDPNVIHYNELVLTGSQNATIDQYRRTLELLPSLPDLRQIVSHTFSIDQAPRAYETRLEHEGLKSEVVFSVRTP
- the rpsT gene encoding 30S ribosomal protein S20 gives rise to the protein MPKPSRKGISARKRLRQSLKRRQRNRSIKSKTRTLVGKAIAYIAADVANAESYVRQAISGLDRAAQKGVLHPNAAARSKSRLLKRFNLATANAVAAAATSPAAASEQPAPRRGATASAPKAEESPAKKAPPRRPKAEPKAETKTRTPRAKKTS
- a CDS encoding MBL fold metallo-hydrolase, producing MEITWLGQNCFRLRGREAVALTDPCPPSTGFKIGKVGADVVTISHDGAESNYRQAVQGEAKFVSAPGEYEIASILITGVRTRRDKKDGQVRNVAFVLDIDDIRVCHLGLVSQVPHADDVEQLVGCDVLLVPVGGGGALNARAAAEAVSLLEPKIVIPMRFKTAGATGDLEGVDRFLKEIGAESRAPEARLNVTKSSLPADTTVVVLEPRG
- the ilvB gene encoding biosynthetic-type acetolactate synthase large subunit codes for the protein MKLTGAQIVMECLQREGVEVVFGYPGGANLPMYDTLKDYPNIRHVLVRHEQAAAHAADAYARVTGKAGVAWATSGPGATNLVTGIANAWMDSVPLVCITGSVVTWLIGRDGFQEADITGITIPITKHNTLVLNVEDIAPAIREAFYIATTGRPGPVLVDIPRDIQQQVCEFIYPETVELRGYQPVTKGNARQVKRAAQLIAEAQRPLILAGHGVNIARAHEELREFAEKTQIPVITTLLGLGGFPGTHELFMGMPGMHGMYWNNIAIGEADLIIGIGMRFDDRVTGKLTEFAPNAKIIHVDIDPAEIGKNVPTAVPIVGDVKEVLGQLNREVSPARHDEWIGWFRRMQKEHPSILIPEVDKLLPQYVIKSIYDASGADAYYVTGVGQHQMWAAQYFWVDKPNGFITSGGLGTMGFEVPAAMGVQFAAPKETVWSICGDGGFQMTSQELATIVEYELPVKFAIINNGYLGMVRQWQEMFYKNNLSAVRMYQPDFVKLAEAYGMTALRVTDKAQVRGAIDAALNHPGPVLIDFQVEEYENTYPMVPPATALKDTVDSPYTYEDIRPRERERAGSR
- the ilvN gene encoding acetolactate synthase small subunit, producing MPKSEHHTIVALVEDKPGVLNRIASKWRQRGFNIESLAVGHSETPGLSRMTFTVDGARHDIEQVTKQLYKVIEVVKIADITSEDIVARELALIKVAAGPQNRGEIIEIATLFRANIVDVSADSLIVEVTGTEDKIEKICELLQPYGIRELVRTGRVAMGRGGGSSVSVNGSGRLSAGTHGRYRSAGEGKPQVGSLL
- a CDS encoding DinB family protein, producing MSGQANVEPRVYRAGLALREGSVEAVVFDLPGCQCVASDREEALNLLPVVIAEHLAWLDQHGDVTRDAFPFQLDVVEEVEVDALTDIADGEFCFDDDRRPTTREEVETALRHMSYARADLLAAVRHLPDLVLDWVPPTGAVEVDRWAPAVRSVRGILDHIAGADGYYVRNVGSAPWAGPAGPQPGGLFEMRERVVQRLRTLSEADLAAEYRKRQPWQAAGFEHWTARKALRRIISHERFHTREIEQRLAWLLIGAPKLARVATGSRA
- a CDS encoding 2-isopropylmalate synthase, coding for MDKVLIFDTSLRDGEQSPGVAFNVRDKLEIAQQLERLGVDIIEAGFPASSPGDMEAVKEVAKVIKTSRLAGLARAVKNDVDACWEAIKDAKYPRIHVFLSSSDIHLMHQLVKDRETVLEMARTMVARAKGYTEDVEFSPMDSTRSEREYVYRMLEQCIDAGATTVNIPDTVGYTTPEEFKEFIEGILANVKNIHRATISVHCHNDLGLAVANSLAAVKAGARQVETCMNGIGERAGNAALEEVVMAIKTRADFFNVETNVNTRELYRTSRLVSDLTGMVVQPNKAIVGANAFRHQSGIHQDGILKMRETYEIMDAREIGWPTGGGEIVLGKLSGRHGFKARLDELGYELTSDEFERAFAAFKELADKKAEIDDRDIEAIVGEERREEDNVFRLDLLQVSCGTQLVPTATVRLATPDGRTLVQTATGTGPVDATYRAINALAGVENELTEFSVKSVTEGIDANGEVFVRIERDGRSYTGRGVDTDIIVAAAKAVLQAINRLLYVHGRQDSQVRTNP